A window of Pseudomonadota bacterium genomic DNA:
CGGCACGGATTTGGCCTTGAAGTAACGGGCGATGGCGCGGCTCTCGGGGTGCTCGAGATCGATTTCGAGGACTTCGATCGCGCCGGCGTGGCGTTTTCGCAACTCGGCGAGCCAGGGCTCCATGAGCTTGCACGGCAGGCAGTCCTCGCGCGCGAAGTCGATCAGCATCGGGCGGCCGAGCGAGAGCGCGGGGAGTCGGGGTTCGGGCGCGCCGGCGTCCTCCGGGACGCTCTCGACCTCCATCGGCGCGGGAGGCGGCGGCGCGGTCGCCGGCAGGGGGCTCTTCTTTTCCTGCGCGAGGTCCGGGCTCGCGCAAGCGACGATCGCCAGAGCGAGCAGAAACAAAGGCCTCCCGCGCGTCATGCGAGCTCCAGCGGCAGCCCGCGGGGGCCGTCGACGGGGCGCCCGTTCCGGTACGCCACGCGCCCGTTGACGATCGTCACTTCCACCGAGGCCCTGAACGTCGTGCCCTCGAAGGGGGACCACGCGCACTTCGAGAGGAGGTCTCCTCTCTCGACCCGCCGCGGCGAAAAGAGATCCGCGAGCACGAGATCGGCGTAGTAGCCCTCGCGGACGTGGCCGCGATCCCGAACCCGGAAGAGCCGCGCCGGGGTGTGGCATGCGCGCTCGGCGATGAGCTCGAGCGGGAGCGCCCCGTCGAGGTGCAGCTCGAGCAGCGCCGGGAGCGCGTGCTGGATGGTGGGGATGCCGGACGGCGCCGCGAAGTATCCCCGGGCCTTCTCCTCGAGGAGGTGCGGCGCGTGATCCGTGCCGATCACGTCGATCCGCCCGGCCGCGAGGGCGGCCCGGAGCGCGTCGCGGTGGCGCCGCTCCTTGATCGCCGGGTTGCACTTGATGCGGGTGCCGAGCGCGTCGTAGTCGCCCGCGTCGAACCAGAGGTGGTGCACGCACGCCTCGGCAGTGATCCGCTTGCCCTCGATAGGGCCGGGCTCGAAGAGATCGAGCTCCTCGGCGCAGCTCACGTGGAGCACGTGGAGCCTCGTGCCGAGCTCGCGGGCGAGCCCGACGGCGATCGCGGTCGACGCGAGGCACGCCTCCCAGCTCCGGATCTCCGCGTGCACGGAGCACGGCGGCGTCTCCCCGCGCGTCGCCCGGACGGCGGCGGCGTTGCGCGCGATGATCGCCGAGTCCTCGCAGTGCACCGCGATAGGCAGCCGCGAGGCCTCGAAGATCCGCGCGATCGCGGCGCGGTCGTCGACGAGCATGTCGCCCGTGGATGCGCCCATGAACAGCTTCACGCCGCACGCGCGCGACTCGTGCGCCCGCCGGATCTCCTCGAGGTTGCCCGCGGTCGCGCCGAGGTAGAACGCGTAGTTCGCGGCGGACGCCGCCGCGGCGAGGGCGATCTTCGCGTCGATCGCGGCGCGGGAGGTCGCCTGTGGGACCGTGTTCGGCATGTCCATGAAGCTCGTGACGCCGCCGGCCACCGCGGCGCGGGACTCGTGCGCGATGTCGCCCTTGTCCGTGAGCCCGGGCTCGCGGAAGTGGACGTGGTCGTCGATCAGCCCGGGCAGGAGCACCTTGCCGCGCGCGTCGATCACTTCGTCCGCCGCCCGCGCGCCGAGATCGCCGCCCACGGCTTCGATCCGATCGCCGCGCACGAAGACGTCCCCCTCGGAGATCGTCCCGTCGGTCACGATCCGCGCGTCGCGGATGAGGAGGGATCCCGACACGTCAGCTCCCGCGTTCCATGGCATCGTCCATTCGGAAATGTCGTAGCGGAAGAAGGGACGCGTGTATAGTGCCGGGAAAGAGGAGGTCACCATGAGCAAGAAGAGCTGGGTTCTCATCCTGGTCGCCGCTGTCGGGATCGCAGCGATAGCCGTCGCGTGCGGAGGCGGCGGGAGCACCGCGCCGATCACGACCGTGAAGGCCGACGACGGCAAGGTGTCGTTCGCCGGCACCGTGCTGCCGATCCTGGTCGATCACTGCAAGCGCTGCCACGACGTGGGCGGGAAGAGCACCCTCTACCTCATGACCTACGAGGGCGTGATGAAGGGCGGGGACATGGGGCCGGCCGTCGTCCCCGGGGACCCCGACGCCAGTCAGATCATCGGCTCGGTGGAGAAGAAGAAGACGCCGTACATGCCGCCGAAGGTCTTCCCGGCGCTCACGAAGGACAGGATCGACGCGATCGGAAATTGGATCGCCGAGGGGGCTGCGAATAACTAAACAGCCTTCCCATTCCTAATACCTGTAGTGCTCCGCCTTGTAGGGCCCGTCGACCGGGACGCCGATGTACGCGGCCTGCTCATTCGTGAGCCGCGTGAGCTTCACGCCGAGCTTGCCGAGGTGCAGGCGCGCGACCTCCTCATCGAGCGCCTTGGGCAGCATGTACACGCCGACCTTCGGCTTGTCCTTGGCGAGCGCCATCTGCGCGAGGCACTGGTTCGTGAATGAGCTGGACATCACGAAGCTCGGGTGGCCGTTGGCGCAGCCGAGGTTCACGAGCCGGCCCTCGGCGAGCACGTAGATCGCGTGCCCGTCCGGGAAGACCCACTTGTCCGTCTGCGGCTTGATGTTGACGCGCGTGACGCCCTTGCGCTTCTCGAGCTTGTCCATCTGGATCTCGTTGTCGAAGTGCCCGATGTTGCACACGATCGCCTGGTCCTTCATGGCGGCCATGTGATCGGCCGTGATCACGTCGCGGTTGCCGGTCGTCGTGACGAAGATGTCCGCCTCCTGAAGCGCGTCCTCGACCGTCGCGACCTCGTACCCCTCCATCGCGGCCTGGAGCGCGCAGATGGGATCGATCTCCGTGACGACGACGCGCGCGCCGAATCCACGCATGGACTGCGCGCAGCCCTTGCCCACCTCGCCGTAGCCGCACACGACCACGACCTTGCCCGCGACCATGACCCCCGTGGCGCGCTTCAGCCCGTCTGCGAGCGACTCGCGGCAGCCGTAGAGGTTGTCGAACTTGGACTTGGTCACCGAGTCGTTGACGTTGTACGCCGCGACGAGGAGCGTCCCCGCCTCCATGCGCTGGTAGAGGCGGTGCACGCCGGTGGTCGTCTCCTCGGACACGCCGACGAGCTCGGGCACGACCTTGCGCCACCTTCGTGGATCCTCCGCGTGGATCTTGCGCAGGAGCTGCTCGATCACGATCTCTTCGGCCACCTCCGTCGTGATCGGCGGCAGGCTCTTGTGCTTCTCGAAGTGCGTCTCGAGCTCGTGCCCCTTGTGGATGAGGAGCGTGGCGTCGCCGCCGTCGTCGACGATGAGCGTCGGGCCCTTCCCGTTCGGGAACGAGAGGGCGCGATTCGTGCACCACCAGTACTCCTCGAGCGACTCGCCCTTCCACGCGTAGACCGGCACGCCGCCCTCCGCGATCGCTGCGGCCGCGCTGTCCTGCGTGGAGAAGATGTTGCAGCTCGCCCACCGCACGTCGGCGCCGAGCGCGCGCAGCGTCTCGATGAGCACCGCGGTCTGCACCGTCATGTGCAGCGAGCCCGTGATCCGCTGGCCCGCGAGAGGCTTCTTCGGCCCGTACTTCTCGCGCACCGACATGAGGCCGGGCATCTCCTTCTCGGCGATCTCGATCTCCCGGCGGCCGAGATCGGCGAGGCCGAGGTCGGCGACCTTGTAGTCCGTGGACTTGCTGTTCGGCGAAGCTTCCATTTTCGAGTCCTCACGCGCCGCGATTGACGCCCGGTTCTGGGCCGCGCCGCATCGCGCGGCCGGCGAGCACAACATTTGTCGTTTTGGGTCCCGCGTCAAGCCGAGAAACGCCCGACGCGGATGGGGCTATTTCAGCTCGTAGACGTGCTCCGCGACCCGCGAGAGCCGCTCCGCGACCAAAGGGTCGTGACCGGGCAGGACGAGCGCCGCGCTCCCCGTAGCGGCGATCATGGCGCGAAGAGCTGCGAGGTCGGCGTCCGGGTTCCTTGTGGATCCGGTCGGGGCGAGCTTCTCGACGCTCTCGTCCAAGTAGGCGACGTCGCTCGCGATCGCGGCCGTGCGCTTCTTTGCGTCGCCGAGCGCGATCTTGACCCACTGCATGCCGGGCGCGTGGCCGCCGCCCGGTACGAGCGTCACGCCGTGGGCGATCTCCTTGGGGCCCTCGAGCACGGCGAGCCTCTCGACGTGACGCAGCGAGGCGGCCGCGGCTTTCTGGATCCAGAAGCGCGCGTCGACGTACGGCGCGGTATCGCCGGCGTGATCCCAGTGGCCGTGCGTGATCACGACGTCCGTGATAGACGGCGGGGCGACACCGGCGCGATCGAGGATCGCGCTCACCCGATCGCGGCGTTCGAAGCGCCACTTCTTCGCGTGTGCGGCGTCGTCGAACCCCGTGTCCACGAGGATCCGGCGATCCATCGATCGGTTCGAAACGAGCAGCCAGGCGTACCAGGACATCGCCGCCCGCTCGCCCTTCGGCGCGCCGCGCAGGAGCATCGAGCGCTCCACGGACGACTCACCGTACTCGATCGCGAACACGCGCCAGCCGCGATCGGCGGGGGGCGCAAGAGGGGGGCGCGAGCAGGCGGCGAGCCCGGTGAGCGCCGCGAAAGCCGCCGCCGCGAACAGCCGTGGGGCGGCGCGGCAAATCCGCGCGAGAGACAGGCACACGCGATTCTCATAGCATAGATTCCGATTCCCCGTTCACCGGATGGTGTGTATTGATCGTGGCAGCCAAGGGAACGAAATGGGATATCGAACGGGATCCGTAGCGCGAGTTTTTCTAGGCTCCCTCATCGGCATGGTGTGGCTCGCCGTGTTCGACGGCTTCGTGCGCGTCGTCTCCGACGGGGGCGCCCGGCCGAGCTTCGCCGCCGCGCTGTTCGTCCTCGGGGCCGCGCTGTTCGTCGGCGCGGTCGTCGGACTCGTCCTCGGGGCTGCGCTCGCTGCGGCTTCGGTGCGCGGGCCGGCCCGGCCGGCGACCGCGGGTGTCGTCGAAGGGCTCTTTCGCGCGCCCGTGTGGACGCTCGCCTTGGGTGCCGTCGCGCTCGCCGCGCCGATCCTCGCCGCCGTGCCGATCCGCGCGGCGCTCCTCCCGAAGAGCTCGAAACTCGCCGCGGCTGCGGACCTCGCGGCGATCGTCGTCGGGTGGGCGCTCGCGTGGATCGTCCTTCGGGCGTTCGGACAGCGGAGCGGTCGGCGGCTTTCGCGCAGGGTCGCAGGGTTCCTGCTTTTCGGCCTCTGTGTCGCGGCGGCGTTCGGCGCGGCGAAGCTCAGGCCCTACCTGGAGTCCGCGGATCTGTGGAACCTCGCGCTGACAGGGGAGTTCGCGCTCGCCTTCGGCGCCGTCGTCTGCCTGCTCCCCGAGGCGCAGCGGCTCGCGCGCGTGTCCGCTGTCGCGGCGATCCTCGCAGTCTTGGCGGGCGCCGCGGTCGTCTACACCCTCGAGACGCGCGCCGGGATCCGCGAAGAGGCCGCGGCAGACCTGCGCCCGGCGAGCTGGATCGTGACCGCGGGAACGGCCCTAGTGGACTTCGACGGGGACGGTTTCTCGCCGATCTTCGGGGGCGGCGACTGCGACGACCGGAGGGACGACGTCAACCCCGAGGCGATCGAGATCCCAGGCAACGGAATCGACGAGAATTGCCGCGACGGCGATCTCGCGCCCAAGCCGCCGTGGCCGCCGAGGCCGACGTTCTTGCCGCTGCCGGCGGGGGTCCGCGAGCCGAAGTCGATCATCATCATCGTGATGGACGCGGTGCGGCAGGATCACCTTGGCGTCTACGGGTACGGGCGGCCCACGTCTCCCAGTATCGACGCGTTCAGCGAGAGGGCGGTCCGCTTCACCCGCGCCTATTCGTCCGCCCCGACCACGCGGATCGCGCTCCCGGTGCTGTTCACGGGAAGGACGCTCGGCGAGATCCCATGGGATCGGCGCATGTTCCCCTTCGGGATGCTCGACGGCGTGGACACCCTCGCCGAGATCCTGAAAAAGGAGCGCGGGTTCCGCTCCGCGGCGTTCGTCACGCACCGCAACATGACCCGCAAGTGGGGTTGGGTCCAGGGCTTCGATGAGGTGAACGACAAGTACGTGTTGCCGCGCTCCGAATACGAGTCCGTCTCCACCGGCGAGGGGCTGGCAAAGGAGGTCTCGGGGTGGATAGAGGCGCACAAGGACGAGCGCTTCCTCGTCTGGGCCCACTTCCTCGACGCCCATTCCCAATACCTGAAACACGAGGAAGGCCCGGACTTCGGCGACTCGGACATCGATCGATACGACAGCGAGATCTGGTACACGGATCGCGCGGTCGGCTCCATCCTGCAGAAGCTCGACGCGCTCGGCATGAGCGACGAGACGATGGTCGTCCTGATGGCGGACCACGGGGAGCTGTTCGGCGAGCATGGGAGCAGGAGCCACGGCGGCAGCCTGTGGGAGCCGGTTTCGCGGATCCCGCTCATCGTGCGGGCTCCAGGGGTCGGGCTCCGCGTGAGCGACTGCCTGGTCGGGCACGTCGATCTCGCCCCGACCATCCTGAACCTCGTGGGGATCGACGGCGGGAAGTACGGGATGTCCGGCGCGTCGCTGTTGCCCGAGCTGGACGGCGCGGCGTGCCCGAAGGACCGGGAGATCGTGCTCGAAATGCGCTACGGCCGGTTGAGCGCGCCGAACCTCACGGCGCTGGTCGGGGACAAGTACAAGCTGGAGATGAACAACTCGCTCAGGAGCTTCCGCTTCACCGATCTCGAGGCCGATCCCGACGAGCGCAAGAACTCCCGCTCGCAGCACCCGGAGGAGTACCGCGCGATGCGGGAGCGGCTCCTCGCGTGGACGGAGGTGTACGGGAACCGGGAGCTCGCAGATATCGTCGCGCGGCTCACGTCGGATGCGCCGCCGGCGGGGGCGGAGCGCGTCGACGCCGAGTTCGAGAACGGCCTGGAGCTCGTCGCGATCGACTTCGGCGAGCGCCGCGTGTCCTCCGACGAGTCACCCGATCTGCAGTTCTACCTGAGGACGTCCGAGCGGATCCGCGCGGAGTGCAGAATCGAGTTCTTCCTCGTGGACGGCGACGGGGACGTTCGTTTCAAGTCGAGCCACCCGCCCGTGGCGGGCACCTTCCCGCTGCGCCTCTGGCCGCTCGGGCGGATCGTGAACGACGGGTACGGGTTCGAGTTCCGCACCAAGCAGATGAAGGGGGGCCGGGTCGGTACCGGCGAGTACGACGCGCGGGTCGGGATCGAGTGCGATGGCGAGGAGGTGCGGGCCGTCGCCGGGGACGTGGACCGCCGGGGAAGGGTCCGCGTCGGGAAGTTCCGCGTGGCGAAGCGCGGCAAGGGAAGGGAGGCCGCTCGTGAACGAGCCGAGGAGTAGCGGCGGAAGGGGCGGGCTCGACGCGCTCGCCGTCGCGATCACGTTCTGCGCGCTCGGCGCGGGTCTGTTCCTCGCGTTCGTCGGCATCGACGGATGGGCGGTGAAGACGTTCGCGCGGCCCGTCCTCGCGTCCGCGCTGATCGCCGTCGTCGACGTCGCGCTGCTCGCGCTCGCGGTGGCCCTCGCGCCGGCGTTGTCCGCGTTGATCCGCAGGCTCGTCGGCCTTGGAAGGGCGTGAATCCCGCATGACGATTCGCGAACCGATCCGAACCCTCGCCTGCGCGGCCATCGCCCTGCTCGCGTCGTGCTGCCGCCCGGATGCTCCGACGGGGAGCGAGCCCGAAGCGCTCCGGACGATCGCCTTCGCCGGAGACACGCAGCTCGGCCGGCGGTTGAACGGGTGCGTCGATCAGCACGGTTTCTCGCGTCCGCTCGAGCGCATCCGGGCCCCGCTCGTCGACGCCGATCTCGCGATCGTCAACCTGGAGTGCGTGCTGTCGGCGCGCGGGTTTGTCGTGAACCCCGAGACCGGCAGGATGTTCCACGCGGGCGGCTACCACTTCCGCGGGCGCCCCGAGCTCGTCCGAATCCTCGCCGACGCCGGGGTCGACGTCGCGATCCTGGCGAACAACCACGCGTTCGACTACGGCCCGGACGCACTGCTGGACGGCATCCGCATTCTCGACGACGCCGGGATCGCCGCGGTCGGCGCGGGGAAGGACCTCGATCGGGCGATGGCGCCCGTGTTCCGGCGGATCGGGGACACCGCCGTCGCGGTCATCGCCGTGCACTCGACGAACAGCGGGATCGCGGCGGCGGAGGAGAGGCCGGGAAACCACTTCTCTTCGATCTTCAAGGCGAAGGCGTTCGTGGCGAGGGTCAAGGCGCAGGTCGAGGCGGCGCGGGCGCGGGCGGACGTCGTGCTGCTCGCGGTCCATTGGGGGATGAACGGCGTGCTCGAACCGACCCGGGAGATGCGCGACGTCGCGCGGTCCCTCGTCCGAGACGCCGGCGTCGACGCGATCCTCGGATCCCACGGCCACGTGCTCCACGGCGTGGAGATCATCGACGGGCGCCCCGTCATCTACGACGCGGGCAACCTCCTGCTCGATTTCAGCGGAAAAGGCTTCATGGAGGGCGACTGGAGCCGATCGGCCGTGTTCGAGCTGCGCTTCGACAGGCACGGCGTGCGCCGGCTCGAGGCCACCCCGCTCCGAGTGGACTACTGCACGAGCTACCCAGCCGAGGGCGCGCTGGGCGCGGAGATCCTCGCGTCGTTCGTGAAGCGCTCGCAGGCGCTCGGCACGAAGGTTGTGATCACGGACGGTCGCGCCGTCGTCGATCTCGCCCCGGCGAAGGCCCGGCCCGCTCCTTCGAGGCGATACGAAAATCCGCCCCCGGTCGCGCCGAAGCTCCCGGCTCCGGGCGCAAGCGGCTCCTCGAACGTCCTCGACAAGGTCCCGGACGGTACGAAGAGCGTCGGCGCGGTCTTCGAGAACGGCGTCGAGCTCGTCGGCTACCTGGCTTCAGAGAGGACCGACCCCGGCTCGTGGGTTTGGGTCATGCTGTACTGGCGGACCGCGAAGCCGCTCGCGGAGGACTGCGACGCCTCGATACGCGTTCGCGGCGACGCGTCGAAGAACGAAGAGAGGTGGAGCGGCGGAGTCAGGCCGATGGGCGATTGGATGTCACCGGCGACGCAGTGGAAGCCGGGGCAGATCATCGCCGACGAGTACGTCCTCAGGACGCCGCAGGACGTGAAGGCGGGAAAGTACCGTCTGCTCGTCGATCTGAGGTCCGGGAAGCGGCCCATCGGCCTGGTCTCGTCGGGGCGCGCGGCCGCCGACGGGGATCGGCTCGTGATCGGGGGATTCGAGGCAGGCGGGGCGGCTCCGCCGTGACAGGGGGCCAGGCCCGGGGTATGAACCGCCCATGCGGATCTACGGGCCGGTCCCCTCGCGCAGGTTCGGATTGTCGCTCGGCGTCGACGTCGTGCCGCGCAAGACGTGCACCTACGACTGCATCTACTGCCAGGTCGGCCCGCCCGGTAGGCTCCCCGACGCGCTCGAGCGCTTCTATCCGGTCGACGAGATCCTCAAGGACGTCGCCGAGGCGCTCGACGAGGGGCCGACGCCGGACGTCGTCACGCTCGCGGGCTCCGGCGAGCCGACGCTGTACTCTGAGCTCGGCGCGCTCATCGACGGGCTGCACGCTCTCGCGAAAGCCCCGGTGCTGCTCATCACGAACGGCTCGCTCCTCTGGCGAGAGGGCGTGGCGGCGGCCGCGCGCAAGGCCGAGATCCTCGCGCCGTCGCTGGACGCGGGCGATCCCGAGACGTTCGCCCGGATCAACCGGCCGACGGCCGGGGTCCCGTTCGAGCGGATGGTCGAAGGGTTGCGGTCCGCGCTCGCGGCGCACCCGGGCGAGGTTCGCCTCGAGGTGATGCTCGTGCGCGGCGTCAACGACGGCGAGGAGAGCCTGCGCGCGATCGAGAGGATCACGCGGACGCTGCGCTTCGATCGCCTCGATCTGAACACCCCGGTGCGGCCCCCGGTCCCGGAGCGCGGCGCGCTGCCGTGCGACGAGGAAACGCTCGCGCGGGCCGTCGCGATCTTCGGCTCCAAGGCGGTGCCGATCGGGACGTTCGACAAGAAGAGCGGCGCGATCCGGCCGCCTCGATCGTTCGACGATTTCGACAAGGACATCCGCGAGATGATCCTCCGCAGGCCGTGCACCGTCGAGGATATCGCCGCGTCCCTCGGCGCGCCTCTGGAGGCCGTCGCCGCGAGCCTCTCGCGCCTCGACGCCGCCGGGCTCGCCGAGCGCCGCGACGGGCAGGCCGGCGCGTACTGGGCGGCGCCGAAGAAACAGAAGCCGCTCGTCTAATAGCCAGATCGCAGGGGTGAGGTTGGCCTGCGCCAGCCGCTACGGGAGATCGATCCTGAGGAGCGACAGCCGGATCTCGAGGCCGGTCCGCGCCGCGAGCGCCGCCTCGTCCGAGAACGTCACCGGCCGGACGTCGATCGACGGCACGCCGACGCCGAAGCTGTCGTCGACGTGGAGCAGCGATCCGCTCGCCAGGTGGCGCGCCCAGGTCGGTTGCTCGAGGCGTGCCGAGGCTCCTCCCTCGGGCGCGGGCTCGGGTTCCGTCTCGGCCGGCGGTGCGTCGGTGCCCTCCGGGATCTCCTCGGGCCGCGCCTCGACCTCCGTCACGGTCTCCGGCTCGGCGCCCTCTGTAGTGGGCGGCGCCGGATCCTCCTCGAACGAGTACTTCCTCTCGCCTCCCTCGTCGATCAGCTTGACGCCCTCGGCCGGCTCGTACGAGCGGGCCACGGACACGGCGATCGCGGTCGGGATGAGCAGCGCCATGGAGGTGACGAGCACCGCGATCGCGCCTTCCGGCGCGTTCTTGTCGAGGAAGTAGCCGCCGACCCCGCCGCCGGCCCCGGTGAGGATCGGGAACACGATCCACGGCCAGACCGGCTCGACGTCGGCGAAGGACTCGACGAGGAGCGACAGCTCGGCGCCCGCGATGATCCCGCCGGCGATGCCGACGCCCATCGTCTCCAAAGGCTCCTTGGGCTGCGGAGCTGGGGTCGTCGTCGCCTGCGAGAGGCATACCGTCGGAGCGCAGAGCACGGCGACGAACGCGGCCGCGCGCAGCGACATCGAAATG
This region includes:
- a CDS encoding thioredoxin family protein; the protein is MTRGRPLFLLALAIVACASPDLAQEKKSPLPATAPPPPAPMEVESVPEDAGAPEPRLPALSLGRPMLIDFAREDCLPCKLMEPWLAELRKRHAGAIEVLEIDLEHPESRAIARYFKAKSVPMQVYVDARGREVSRNVGLATLPEMQRQLEKLGFLEPPKK
- a CDS encoding dihydroorotase, encoding MSGSLLIRDARIVTDGTISEGDVFVRGDRIEAVGGDLGARAADEVIDARGKVLLPGLIDDHVHFREPGLTDKGDIAHESRAAVAGGVTSFMDMPNTVPQATSRAAIDAKIALAAAASAANYAFYLGATAGNLEEIRRAHESRACGVKLFMGASTGDMLVDDRAAIARIFEASRLPIAVHCEDSAIIARNAAAVRATRGETPPCSVHAEIRSWEACLASTAIAVGLARELGTRLHVLHVSCAEELDLFEPGPIEGKRITAEACVHHLWFDAGDYDALGTRIKCNPAIKERRHRDALRAALAAGRIDVIGTDHAPHLLEEKARGYFAAPSGIPTIQHALPALLELHLDGALPLELIAERACHTPARLFRVRDRGHVREGYYADLVLADLFSPRRVERGDLLSKCAWSPFEGTTFRASVEVTIVNGRVAYRNGRPVDGPRGLPLELA
- the ahcY gene encoding adenosylhomocysteinase; translation: MEASPNSKSTDYKVADLGLADLGRREIEIAEKEMPGLMSVREKYGPKKPLAGQRITGSLHMTVQTAVLIETLRALGADVRWASCNIFSTQDSAAAAIAEGGVPVYAWKGESLEEYWWCTNRALSFPNGKGPTLIVDDGGDATLLIHKGHELETHFEKHKSLPPITTEVAEEIVIEQLLRKIHAEDPRRWRKVVPELVGVSEETTTGVHRLYQRMEAGTLLVAAYNVNDSVTKSKFDNLYGCRESLADGLKRATGVMVAGKVVVVCGYGEVGKGCAQSMRGFGARVVVTEIDPICALQAAMEGYEVATVEDALQEADIFVTTTGNRDVITADHMAAMKDQAIVCNIGHFDNEIQMDKLEKRKGVTRVNIKPQTDKWVFPDGHAIYVLAEGRLVNLGCANGHPSFVMSSSFTNQCLAQMALAKDKPKVGVYMLPKALDEEVARLHLGKLGVKLTRLTNEQAAYIGVPVDGPYKAEHYRY
- a CDS encoding MBL fold metallo-hydrolase, whose product is MCLSLARICRAAPRLFAAAAFAALTGLAACSRPPLAPPADRGWRVFAIEYGESSVERSMLLRGAPKGERAAMSWYAWLLVSNRSMDRRILVDTGFDDAAHAKKWRFERRDRVSAILDRAGVAPPSITDVVITHGHWDHAGDTAPYVDARFWIQKAAAASLRHVERLAVLEGPKEIAHGVTLVPGGGHAPGMQWVKIALGDAKKRTAAIASDVAYLDESVEKLAPTGSTRNPDADLAALRAMIAATGSAALVLPGHDPLVAERLSRVAEHVYELK
- a CDS encoding sulfatase — protein: MVWLAVFDGFVRVVSDGGARPSFAAALFVLGAALFVGAVVGLVLGAALAAASVRGPARPATAGVVEGLFRAPVWTLALGAVALAAPILAAVPIRAALLPKSSKLAAAADLAAIVVGWALAWIVLRAFGQRSGRRLSRRVAGFLLFGLCVAAAFGAAKLRPYLESADLWNLALTGEFALAFGAVVCLLPEAQRLARVSAVAAILAVLAGAAVVYTLETRAGIREEAAADLRPASWIVTAGTALVDFDGDGFSPIFGGGDCDDRRDDVNPEAIEIPGNGIDENCRDGDLAPKPPWPPRPTFLPLPAGVREPKSIIIIVMDAVRQDHLGVYGYGRPTSPSIDAFSERAVRFTRAYSSAPTTRIALPVLFTGRTLGEIPWDRRMFPFGMLDGVDTLAEILKKERGFRSAAFVTHRNMTRKWGWVQGFDEVNDKYVLPRSEYESVSTGEGLAKEVSGWIEAHKDERFLVWAHFLDAHSQYLKHEEGPDFGDSDIDRYDSEIWYTDRAVGSILQKLDALGMSDETMVVLMADHGELFGEHGSRSHGGSLWEPVSRIPLIVRAPGVGLRVSDCLVGHVDLAPTILNLVGIDGGKYGMSGASLLPELDGAACPKDREIVLEMRYGRLSAPNLTALVGDKYKLEMNNSLRSFRFTDLEADPDERKNSRSQHPEEYRAMRERLLAWTEVYGNRELADIVARLTSDAPPAGAERVDAEFENGLELVAIDFGERRVSSDESPDLQFYLRTSERIRAECRIEFFLVDGDGDVRFKSSHPPVAGTFPLRLWPLGRIVNDGYGFEFRTKQMKGGRVGTGEYDARVGIECDGEEVRAVAGDVDRRGRVRVGKFRVAKRGKGREAARERAEE
- a CDS encoding CapA family protein, with amino-acid sequence MTIREPIRTLACAAIALLASCCRPDAPTGSEPEALRTIAFAGDTQLGRRLNGCVDQHGFSRPLERIRAPLVDADLAIVNLECVLSARGFVVNPETGRMFHAGGYHFRGRPELVRILADAGVDVAILANNHAFDYGPDALLDGIRILDDAGIAAVGAGKDLDRAMAPVFRRIGDTAVAVIAVHSTNSGIAAAEERPGNHFSSIFKAKAFVARVKAQVEAARARADVVLLAVHWGMNGVLEPTREMRDVARSLVRDAGVDAILGSHGHVLHGVEIIDGRPVIYDAGNLLLDFSGKGFMEGDWSRSAVFELRFDRHGVRRLEATPLRVDYCTSYPAEGALGAEILASFVKRSQALGTKVVITDGRAVVDLAPAKARPAPSRRYENPPPVAPKLPAPGASGSSNVLDKVPDGTKSVGAVFENGVELVGYLASERTDPGSWVWVMLYWRTAKPLAEDCDASIRVRGDASKNEERWSGGVRPMGDWMSPATQWKPGQIIADEYVLRTPQDVKAGKYRLLVDLRSGKRPIGLVSSGRAAADGDRLVIGGFEAGGAAPP
- a CDS encoding radical SAM protein; protein product: MRIYGPVPSRRFGLSLGVDVVPRKTCTYDCIYCQVGPPGRLPDALERFYPVDEILKDVAEALDEGPTPDVVTLAGSGEPTLYSELGALIDGLHALAKAPVLLITNGSLLWREGVAAAARKAEILAPSLDAGDPETFARINRPTAGVPFERMVEGLRSALAAHPGEVRLEVMLVRGVNDGEESLRAIERITRTLRFDRLDLNTPVRPPVPERGALPCDEETLARAVAIFGSKAVPIGTFDKKSGAIRPPRSFDDFDKDIREMILRRPCTVEDIAASLGAPLEAVAASLSRLDAAGLAERRDGQAGAYWAAPKKQKPLV